One Camelina sativa cultivar DH55 chromosome 3, Cs, whole genome shotgun sequence genomic window carries:
- the LOC104759874 gene encoding ABC transporter B family member 11-like isoform X2, whose product MDRDGAGERDSVSHEPSTSKSPKEGEEEETKKEKTDEKTKTVPFYKLFAFADSFDVFLMVCGSIGAIGNGVCLPLMTLLFGDLIDSFGKNQNNKDIVDVVSKVCLKFVYLGLGTLGAAFLQVACWMITGERQASRIRSTYLKTILRQDIGFFDVETNTGEVVGRMSGDTVLIQDAMGEKVGKFIQLVSTFVGGFVLAFIKGWLLTLVMLTSIALLAMAGASMALFVTRASSRGQAAYAKAATVVEQTIGSIRTVASFTGEKQAVNSYKKFITSAYKSSVQQGFSTGLGLGVMFFVFFSSYALAIWFGGKMIIEKGYTGGAVINVIIIVVAGSMSLGQTSPCVTAFAAGQAAAYKMFETLKRKPLTDAYEVNGTVLEDIRGDIELKDVHFSYPARPDEDIFNGFSLFIPSGATAALVGESGSGKSTVISLIERFYDPKAGEVLIDGVNLKEFQLKWIRSKIGLVSQEPVLFSSSIMENIAYGKDNATLQEIKAATELANAAKFIDKLPQGLDTMVGEHGTQLSGGQKQRIAIARAILKDPRILLLDEATSALDAESERVVQEALDRVMVNRTTVIVAHRLSTVRNADMIAVIHRGKMVEKGSHSELLKDSEGAYSQLIRLQEINKGQDAKPSDISSGSSFRNSNLKKSIEGSVISGGASSVGNSSRHHSLNVLGLSTGLDLGSSSQRVGQEEAGTASKEPLPKVSLTRIAALNKPEIPVLLLGTVAAAINGAIFPLFGILISRVIEAFFKPADQLKKDSRFWAIIFVALGVTSLIVSPTQMYLFAVAGGKLIRRIRSMCFERAVHMEVGWFDEPQNSSGTMGARLSADAALIRALVGDALSLAVQNAASAASGLIIAFTACWELALIILVMLPLIGINGYVQVKFMKGFSADAKSKYEEASQVANDAVGSIRTVASFCAEEKVMQMYKKQCEGPIKDGIKQGFISGLGFGFSFFILFSVYATSFYAGARLVEDGKTTFNDVFQVFFALTMAAIGVSQSSSFAPDSSKAKVAAASIFAIIDRKSKIDSSDESGTVLENVKGDIELRHLSFTYPARPDIQIFRDLCLTIRAGKTVALVGESGSGKSTVISLLQRFYDPDSGHITLDGVELKKLQLKWLRQQMGLVGQEPVLFNDTIRANIAYGKGSEDTATESEIIAAAELANAHKFISSIQQGYDTVVGERGIQLSGGQKQRVAIARAIVKEPKILLLDEATSALDAESERVVQDALDRVMVNRTTVVVAHRLSTIKNADVIAVVKNGVIAEKGTHETLIKIDGGIYASLVQLHMTASN is encoded by the exons ATGGACCGTGACGGCGCCGGAGAAAGGGACTCTGTTTCACACGAACCTTCGACTTCGAAAAGTcctaaagaaggagaagaagaagagactaagaaagaaaaaaccgaTGAGAAGACCAAGACTGTTCCTTTCTACAAGCTATTCGCGTTTGCAGATTCTTTTGATGTGTTCTTGATGGTCTGCGGCTCCATCGGAGCTATTGGGAATGGTGTTTGCTTACCTCTCATGACATTGTTGTTTGGTGATCTCATTGACTCCTTCGGAAAAAATCAGAATAACAAAGACATTGTTGATGTTGTCTCAAAG gTTTGTCTTAAATTCGTCTACCTTGGACTTGGAACACTAGGAGCTGCGTTTCTTC AGGTGGCTTGTTGGATGATAACAGGAGAGAGACAAGCTTCGAGGATAAGAAGTACATATCTAAAAACAATCCTGAGACAAGACATTGGATTTTTCGATGTCGAAACAAACACAGGAGAGGTTGTTGGTAGAATGTCTGGAGATACTGTTCTTATACAAGATGCCATGGGTGAGAAG GTTGGGAAGTTCATTCAGCTAGTATCAACTTTCGTGGGCGGATTTGTTTTAGCTTTCATTAAAGGATGGTTACTAACATTGGTTATGTTAACTTCAATTGCTCTTCTTGCCATGGCTGGTGCATCCATGGCACTTTTTGTCACTCGAGCTTCTTCTCGGGGACAAGCCGCTTATGCAAAAGCAGCAACTGTTGTTGAACAGACAATAGGTTCTATCCGGACG gTGGCTTCTTTTACGGGAGAGAAGCAAGCTGTTAACAGCTACAAAAAGTTCATAACATCGGCCTATAAGTCAAGCGTTCAACAAGGTTTCTCCACCGGTTTAGGACTTGGAGTAATGTTCTTTGTGTTTTTCAGCAGCTATGCCTTGGCTATTTGGTTTGGCGGGAAGATGATAATCGAAAAAGGGTATACCGGTGGCGCTGTGATCAACGTGATCATCATTGTGGTTGCGGGTTCTAT GTCGCTTGGGCAAACATCTCCATGTGTAACCGCATTTGCTGCGGGTCAAGCTGCAGCATATAAGATGTTTGAGACGCTCAAAAGAAAGCCTTTGACTGATGCTTATGAGGTAAATGGAACGGTTCTTGAAGATATACGAGGAGACATTGAACTTAAAGATGTGCATTTCAGTTACCCGGCGAGGCCAGACGAGGATATATTCAACGGCTTCTCTCTGTTTATCCCAAGCGGTGCAACAGCAGCATTAGTAGGAGAAAGTGGAAGTGGCAAATCAACCGTGATTAGTTTGATCGAGAGGTTTTATGATCCGAAAGCTGGCGAAGTACTCATTGATGGAGTTAATCTTAAGGAGTTTCAGTTGAAATGGATCAGAAGCAAAATCGGATTGGTTAGCCAAGAACCAGTTCTGTTTTCATCAAGCATCATGGAGAATATCGCCTACGGGAAAGACAATGCTACGCTTCAAGAGATTAAAGCAGCAACCGAGCTAGCAAATGCGGCAAAGTTTATTGATAAGTTACCTCAGGGGTTGGATACAATGGTTGGAGAGCACGGTACACAGCTCTCGGGAGGGCAGAAACAGAGAATAGCGATTGCGAGAGCTATTCTTAAAGATCCGCGGATTTTGCTTCTGGATGAAGCAACAAGCGCCCTCGATGCAGAATCCGAAAGAGTGGTTCAAGAGGCTTTAGATAGAGTGATGGTTAACCGAACTACGGTAATTGTCGCACATAGGCTAAGCACGGTGAGAAATGCGGATATGATTGCGGTCATTCACCGCGGCAAAATGGTGGAAAAAGGTTCGCATTCTGAGTTGTTAAAAGATTCAGAGGGAGCTTACTCGCAGCTCATCAGGTTACAAGAGATAAACAAGGGTCAAGATGCAAAACCATCAGACATATCTTCAGGATCGTCTTTCAGGAATTCGAATTTGAAAAAATCAATAGAGGGATCTGTTATTAGTGGTGGAGCCTCATCTGTTGGAAATAGCAGCCGTCATCATTCTTTGAATGTTCTTGGTTTATCCACAGGACTAGACCTTGGTAGCAGTAGCCAACGAGTTGGCCAAGAGGAAGCTGGAACAGCGAGTAAAGAACCGCTCCCAAAAGTATCACTCACCAGAATAGCAGCTCTTAACAAACCTGAGATCCCGGTTCTCCTTCTAGGAACCGTAGCAGCGGCTATTAATGGCGCCATTTTCCCGCTTTTTGGGATTCTAATTTCAAGAGTCATTGAAGCGTTCTTCAAACCAGCTGACCAGTTAAAGAAAGATTCAAGATTCTGGGCGATCATATTTGTAGCTCTTGGAGTAACTTCGTTGATCGTCTCACCGACTCAAATGTATCTGTTTGCAGTAGCTGGAGGAAAACTGATTCGGAGGATTCGATCAATGTGTTTTGAGAGAGCGGTTCACATGGAAGTTGGCTGGTTCGATGAGCCTCAGAACTCGAGTGGTACGATGGGGGCAAGACTATCAGCTGATGCAGCTTTGATTAGGGCTCTAGTTGGAGATGCATTATCTCTAGCGGTTCAAAACGCTGCATCTGCTGCGTCTGGTTTGATTATTGCGTTCACTGCGTGTTGGGAATTGGCGCTTATAATCTTAGTGATGCTTCCTCTTATTGGTATCAATGGTTACGTTCAAGTCAAGTTCATGAAAGGATTCAGCGCCGACGCAAAG TCAAAGTACGAGGAGGCAAGTCAGGTAGCGAATGATGCGGTGGGGAGCATAAGAACAGTTGCGTCTTTCTGCGCGGAGGAGAAAGTGATGCAGATGTATAAGAAGCAATGCGAAGGTCCGATCAAAGACGGAATAAAACAAGGTTTCATAAGCGGATTAGGGTTTGGATTCTCCTTCTTCATTCTGTTTTCTGTCTACGCCACAAGCTTCTACGCGGGGGCTAGATTGGTTGAAGACGGCAAAACAACTTTCAATGATGTTTTCCAG GTGTTCTTTGCGTTAACTATGGCAGCGATTGGGGTCTCCCAGTCGAGTTCTTTCGCTCCAGATTCTAGCAAAGCTAAAGTTGCAGCTGCGTCTATCTTTGCAATCATCGATAGGAAATCAAAGATAGACTCGAGCGATGAGTCAGGGACAGTGTTGGAGAATGTTAAGGGAGATATTGAGCTTCGTCACTTAAGTTTCACTTATCCGGCAAGACCAGACATTCAAATCTTTCGCGATCTTTGCTTAACCATTCGTGCAGGaaaa ACGGTTGCTTTGGTAGGAGAAAGTGGGTCGGGCAAATCTACGGTGATCTCTCTGTTGCAAAGATTTTACGATCCGGATTCGGGTCATATAACCCTAGACGGAGTTGAGCTCAAGAAGCTGCAATTGAAATGGTTGAGACAACAAATGGGACTTGTGGGACAAGAACCTGTCTTGTTTAACGACACGATTAGAGCCAACATTGCTTATGGCAAAGGAAGCGAAGACACTGCAACCGAGTCTGAGATCATAGCCGCTGCAGAACTCGCCAATGCACACAAATTTATCTCTAGTATACAACAG GGTTACGACACAGTGGTGGGAGAGAGAGGGATTCAGTTATCAGGAGGACAGAAACAGCGCGTGGCTATAGCACGCGCCATC GTGAAAGAGCCAAAGATATTGCTTTTGGACGAAGCAACGAGCGCTCTTGATGCGGAATCAGAGCGAGTGGTTCAAGATGCGCTAGACCGAGTGATGGTGAACCGAACCACGGTCGTGGTGGCTCACCGGTTATCGACAATTAAAAACGCTGACGTCATCGCCGTCGTTAAGAACGGTGTGATCGCTGAGAAAGGTACTCACGAGACGTTGATCAAAATCGACGGTGGGATTTACGCTTCGCTAGTTCAGCTTCACATGACTGCTTCTAATTGA
- the LOC104759874 gene encoding ABC transporter B family member 11-like isoform X1 — MDRDGAGERDSVSHEPSTSKSPKEGEEEETKKEKTDEKTKTVPFYKLFAFADSFDVFLMVCGSIGAIGNGVCLPLMTLLFGDLIDSFGKNQNNKDIVDVVSKVCLKFVYLGLGTLGAAFLQVACWMITGERQASRIRSTYLKTILRQDIGFFDVETNTGEVVGRMSGDTVLIQDAMGEKVGKFIQLVSTFVGGFVLAFIKGWLLTLVMLTSIALLAMAGASMALFVTRASSRGQAAYAKAATVVEQTIGSIRTVASFTGEKQAVNSYKKFITSAYKSSVQQGFSTGLGLGVMFFVFFSSYALAIWFGGKMIIEKGYTGGAVINVIIIVVAGSMSLGQTSPCVTAFAAGQAAAYKMFETLKRKPLTDAYEVNGTVLEDIRGDIELKDVHFSYPARPDEDIFNGFSLFIPSGATAALVGESGSGKSTVISLIERFYDPKAGEVLIDGVNLKEFQLKWIRSKIGLVSQEPVLFSSSIMENIAYGKDNATLQEIKAATELANAAKFIDKLPQGLDTMVGEHGTQLSGGQKQRIAIARAILKDPRILLLDEATSALDAESERVVQEALDRVMVNRTTVIVAHRLSTVRNADMIAVIHRGKMVEKGSHSELLKDSEGAYSQLIRLQEINKGQDAKPSDISSGSSFRNSNLKKSIEGSVISGGASSVGNSSRHHSLNVLGLSTGLDLGSSSQRVGQEEAGTASKEPLPKVSLTRIAALNKPEIPVLLLGTVAAAINGAIFPLFGILISRVIEAFFKPADQLKKDSRFWAIIFVALGVTSLIVSPTQMYLFAVAGGKLIRRIRSMCFERAVHMEVGWFDEPQNSSGTMGARLSADAALIRALVGDALSLAVQNAASAASGLIIAFTACWELALIILVMLPLIGINGYVQVKFMKGFSADAKSKYEEASQVANDAVGSIRTVASFCAEEKVMQMYKKQCEGPIKDGIKQGFISGLGFGFSFFILFSVYATSFYAGARLVEDGKTTFNDVFQVFFALTMAAIGVSQSSSFAPDSSKAKVAAASIFAIIDRKSKIDSSDESGTVLENVKGDIELRHLSFTYPARPDIQIFRDLCLTIRAGKTVALVGESGSGKSTVISLLQRFYDPDSGHITLDGVELKKLQLKWLRQQMGLVGQEPVLFNDTIRANIAYGKGSEDTATESEIIAAAELANAHKFISSIQQGYDTVVGERGIQLSGGQKQRVAIARAIVKEPKILLLDEATSALDAESERVVQDALDRVMVNRTTVVVAHRLSTIKNADVIAVVKNGVIAEKGTHETLIKIDGGVYASLVQLHMTASN; from the exons ATGGACCGTGACGGCGCCGGAGAAAGGGACTCTGTTTCACACGAACCTTCGACTTCGAAAAGTcctaaagaaggagaagaagaagagactaagaaagaaaaaaccgaTGAGAAGACCAAGACTGTTCCTTTCTACAAGCTATTCGCGTTTGCAGATTCTTTTGATGTGTTCTTGATGGTCTGCGGCTCCATCGGAGCTATTGGGAATGGTGTTTGCTTACCTCTCATGACATTGTTGTTTGGTGATCTCATTGACTCCTTCGGAAAAAATCAGAATAACAAAGACATTGTTGATGTTGTCTCAAAG gTTTGTCTTAAATTCGTCTACCTTGGACTTGGAACACTAGGAGCTGCGTTTCTTC AGGTGGCTTGTTGGATGATAACAGGAGAGAGACAAGCTTCGAGGATAAGAAGTACATATCTAAAAACAATCCTGAGACAAGACATTGGATTTTTCGATGTCGAAACAAACACAGGAGAGGTTGTTGGTAGAATGTCTGGAGATACTGTTCTTATACAAGATGCCATGGGTGAGAAG GTTGGGAAGTTCATTCAGCTAGTATCAACTTTCGTGGGCGGATTTGTTTTAGCTTTCATTAAAGGATGGTTACTAACATTGGTTATGTTAACTTCAATTGCTCTTCTTGCCATGGCTGGTGCATCCATGGCACTTTTTGTCACTCGAGCTTCTTCTCGGGGACAAGCCGCTTATGCAAAAGCAGCAACTGTTGTTGAACAGACAATAGGTTCTATCCGGACG gTGGCTTCTTTTACGGGAGAGAAGCAAGCTGTTAACAGCTACAAAAAGTTCATAACATCGGCCTATAAGTCAAGCGTTCAACAAGGTTTCTCCACCGGTTTAGGACTTGGAGTAATGTTCTTTGTGTTTTTCAGCAGCTATGCCTTGGCTATTTGGTTTGGCGGGAAGATGATAATCGAAAAAGGGTATACCGGTGGCGCTGTGATCAACGTGATCATCATTGTGGTTGCGGGTTCTAT GTCGCTTGGGCAAACATCTCCATGTGTAACCGCATTTGCTGCGGGTCAAGCTGCAGCATATAAGATGTTTGAGACGCTCAAAAGAAAGCCTTTGACTGATGCTTATGAGGTAAATGGAACGGTTCTTGAAGATATACGAGGAGACATTGAACTTAAAGATGTGCATTTCAGTTACCCGGCGAGGCCAGACGAGGATATATTCAACGGCTTCTCTCTGTTTATCCCAAGCGGTGCAACAGCAGCATTAGTAGGAGAAAGTGGAAGTGGCAAATCAACCGTGATTAGTTTGATCGAGAGGTTTTATGATCCGAAAGCTGGCGAAGTACTCATTGATGGAGTTAATCTTAAGGAGTTTCAGTTGAAATGGATCAGAAGCAAAATCGGATTGGTTAGCCAAGAACCAGTTCTGTTTTCATCAAGCATCATGGAGAATATCGCCTACGGGAAAGACAATGCTACGCTTCAAGAGATTAAAGCAGCAACCGAGCTAGCAAATGCGGCAAAGTTTATTGATAAGTTACCTCAGGGGTTGGATACAATGGTTGGAGAGCACGGTACACAGCTCTCGGGAGGGCAGAAACAGAGAATAGCGATTGCGAGAGCTATTCTTAAAGATCCGCGGATTTTGCTTCTGGATGAAGCAACAAGCGCCCTCGATGCAGAATCCGAAAGAGTGGTTCAAGAGGCTTTAGATAGAGTGATGGTTAACCGAACTACGGTAATTGTCGCACATAGGCTAAGCACGGTGAGAAATGCGGATATGATTGCGGTCATTCACCGCGGCAAAATGGTGGAAAAAGGTTCGCATTCTGAGTTGTTAAAAGATTCAGAGGGAGCTTACTCGCAGCTCATCAGGTTACAAGAGATAAACAAGGGTCAAGATGCAAAACCATCAGACATATCTTCAGGATCGTCTTTCAGGAATTCGAATTTGAAAAAATCAATAGAGGGATCTGTTATTAGTGGTGGAGCCTCATCTGTTGGAAATAGCAGCCGTCATCATTCTTTGAATGTTCTTGGTTTATCCACAGGACTAGACCTTGGTAGCAGTAGCCAACGAGTTGGCCAAGAGGAAGCTGGAACAGCGAGTAAAGAACCGCTCCCAAAAGTATCACTCACCAGAATAGCAGCTCTTAACAAACCTGAGATCCCGGTTCTCCTTCTAGGAACCGTAGCAGCGGCTATTAATGGCGCCATTTTCCCGCTTTTTGGGATTCTAATTTCAAGAGTCATTGAAGCGTTCTTCAAACCAGCTGACCAGTTAAAGAAAGATTCAAGATTCTGGGCGATCATATTTGTAGCTCTTGGAGTAACTTCGTTGATCGTCTCACCGACTCAAATGTATCTGTTTGCAGTAGCTGGAGGAAAACTGATTCGGAGGATTCGATCAATGTGTTTTGAGAGAGCGGTTCACATGGAAGTTGGCTGGTTCGATGAGCCTCAGAACTCGAGTGGTACGATGGGGGCAAGACTATCAGCTGATGCAGCTTTGATTAGGGCTCTAGTTGGAGATGCATTATCTCTAGCGGTTCAAAACGCTGCATCTGCTGCGTCTGGTTTGATTATTGCGTTCACTGCGTGTTGGGAATTGGCGCTTATAATCTTAGTGATGCTTCCTCTTATTGGTATCAATGGTTACGTTCAAGTCAAGTTCATGAAAGGATTCAGCGCCGACGCAAAG TCAAAGTACGAGGAGGCAAGTCAGGTAGCGAATGATGCGGTGGGGAGCATAAGAACAGTTGCGTCTTTCTGCGCGGAGGAGAAAGTGATGCAGATGTATAAGAAGCAATGCGAAGGTCCGATCAAAGACGGAATAAAACAAGGTTTCATAAGCGGATTAGGGTTTGGATTCTCCTTCTTCATTCTGTTTTCTGTCTACGCCACAAGCTTCTACGCGGGGGCTAGATTGGTTGAAGACGGCAAAACAACTTTCAATGATGTTTTCCAG GTGTTCTTTGCGTTAACTATGGCAGCGATTGGGGTCTCCCAGTCGAGTTCTTTCGCTCCAGATTCTAGCAAAGCTAAAGTTGCAGCTGCGTCTATCTTTGCAATCATCGATAGGAAATCAAAGATAGACTCGAGCGATGAGTCAGGGACAGTGTTGGAGAATGTTAAGGGAGATATTGAGCTTCGTCACTTAAGTTTCACTTATCCGGCAAGACCAGACATTCAAATCTTTCGCGATCTTTGCTTAACCATTCGTGCAGGaaaa ACGGTTGCTTTGGTAGGAGAAAGTGGGTCGGGCAAATCTACGGTGATCTCTCTGTTGCAAAGATTTTACGATCCGGATTCGGGTCATATAACCCTAGACGGAGTTGAGCTCAAGAAGCTGCAATTGAAATGGTTGAGACAACAAATGGGACTTGTGGGACAAGAACCTGTCTTGTTTAACGACACGATTAGAGCCAACATTGCTTATGGCAAAGGAAGCGAAGACACTGCAACCGAGTCTGAGATCATAGCCGCTGCAGAACTCGCCAATGCACACAAATTTATCTCTAGTATACAACAG GGTTACGACACAGTGGTGGGAGAGAGAGGGATTCAGTTATCAGGAGGACAGAAACAGCGCGTGGCTATAGCACGCGCCATCGTGAAAGAGCCGAAGATATTGCTTTTGGACGAAGCAACGAGCGCTCTTGATGCGGAATCAGAGCGAGTGGTTCAAGATGCGCTAGACCGAGTGATGGTGAACCGAACCACGGTCGTGGTGGCTCACCGGTTATCGACAATTAAAAACGCTGACGTCATCGCCGTCGTTAAGAACGGTGTGATCGCTGAGAAAGGTACTCACGAGACGTTGATCAAAATCGACGGTGGGGTTTATGCTTCGCTAGTTCAGCTTCACATGACTGCTTCTAATTGA